The following are encoded together in the Flavobacterium sp. TR2 genome:
- the gldN gene encoding gliding motility protein GldN, whose translation MKVRNLLIAIVAVLGSLSSYAQSNLLNAKTADQIGIKTPAQMISDNDKPLAYGYVDDRDILMGKMVWEIIDLNEKINFPLYFPVDTANIGPDRRSLYDILTKGIREGRITEVYADSYFNTKKSLKDIQGALSRVDTTDAGRELINQYPDDYRTRVVKKKVVTGTGKNKKVTYVDQTVGPTRTVPAEYILKQDLTAADVTQYKIKGFWYFDKRQSDLKYRLLGICPVTPDVYTMNSDEKDYIELFWVFFPNAREVLHEGKAFNDKNSAMPISFDQILNSRRFNSIIYKEENVYGDREIKDYIKDNAQSQLLESERVKEKIRNFEEDMWNY comes from the coding sequence ATGAAAGTAAGAAATTTATTAATTGCTATTGTTGCTGTTCTTGGAAGCTTATCTTCTTATGCTCAGTCTAATTTACTTAATGCCAAAACTGCCGATCAGATTGGGATTAAGACACCAGCTCAAATGATATCTGATAACGATAAGCCTCTTGCATATGGTTATGTTGATGATCGAGATATCTTGATGGGAAAAATGGTTTGGGAAATAATTGATTTAAATGAAAAAATCAATTTTCCATTATATTTTCCTGTCGACACAGCCAATATTGGGCCTGATAGACGTTCGCTGTACGATATTTTAACTAAGGGTATCAGAGAGGGCCGAATTACAGAGGTTTATGCAGATAGTTATTTTAATACAAAAAAGAGCTTAAAAGATATTCAAGGCGCGTTATCTCGAGTTGATACCACAGATGCTGGTCGTGAGCTTATCAATCAATATCCGGATGATTATAGAACACGTGTTGTGAAGAAAAAGGTAGTTACGGGTACAGGAAAGAACAAGAAGGTTACATATGTTGACCAAACTGTCGGGCCTACAAGAACAGTTCCTGCTGAATATATTTTGAAGCAAGATCTTACGGCCGCCGATGTGACTCAGTATAAAATTAAAGGTTTTTGGTATTTTGATAAAAGGCAAAGTGATTTGAAATATCGTTTGCTTGGAATTTGCCCTGTAACACCTGACGTTTACACTATGAATAGTGATGAAAAGGATTATATTGAGCTGTTCTGGGTCTTCTTCCCTAATGCGCGAGAAGTATTGCATGAAGGAAAAGCTTTCAATGACAAGAACTCGGCTATGCCAATTTCATTTGATCAAATTTTAAACTCAAGACGTTTTAATTCCATAATATATAAAGAAGAAAATGTTTATGGAGATCGCGAAATCAAAGATTACATTAAAGATAATGCACAAAGTCAATTGTTAGAATCGGAAAGGGTTAAAGAGAAGATTCGTAATTTTGAAGAAGATATGTGGAATTACTAA